One Molothrus ater isolate BHLD 08-10-18 breed brown headed cowbird chromosome 4, BPBGC_Mater_1.1, whole genome shotgun sequence genomic window carries:
- the C1QTNF7 gene encoding complement C1q tumor necrosis factor-related protein 7: MFVLLYITSFAIYTSEQPLQSQTKGENYYTRYICSIPGLPGPAGPPGASGSPGPHGRIGLPGRDGRDGRKGEKGEKGSAGLRGKTGPLGPAGEKGDQGESGKKGPGGLTGAKGDVGPAGPPGPKGDKGDRGEPGAPGVCKCGKIVLKSAFSVGITTSYPEERLPIVFNKVLFNEGEHYNPSTGKFICAIPGIYYFSYDITLANKHLAIGLVHNGKYRIKTFDANTGNHDVASGSTVIYLQPEDEVWLEIFYTDQNGLFSDPTWADSLFSGFLLYVDTDYLDALSDEDEL; encoded by the exons ATGTTTGTGCTGCTGTACATTACAAGTTTTGCCATCTACACAAGTGAGCAACCTCTTCAAAGCCAGACCAAAGGAGAAAATTACTACACCAGATATATCTGCAGCATCCCAGGtctgccaggccctgctggccccCCTGGAGCCAGCGGATCCCCAGGGCCACATGGACGCATTGGTCTTCCAGGAAGAGATGGAAGAGAtggcaggaagggagaaaaaggtgaaaaaggGAGTGCAG gTTTAAGAGGAAAGACTGGGCCATTAGGACCAGCTGGAGAGAAAGGAGACCAAGGTGAGTCTGGTAAGAAAGGACCTGGAGGATTGACTGGTGCCAAAGGTGACGTAGGTCCAGCTGGACCACCTGGACCTAAGGGAGATAAAGGAGACCGAGGAGAGCCAGGAGCACCAGGGGTCTGCAAGTGTGGAAAGATAGTGCTGAAATCTGCCTTTTCTGTTGGTATCACCACGAGCTACCCAGAGGAAAGACTACCAATTGTATTCAATAAAGTCCTCTTCAACGAGGGGGAGCATTACAACCCATCCACAGGGAAGTTCATTTGTGCCATCCCAgggatttattatttttcttatgatATCACCTTAGCAAACAAGCACCTTGCCATTGGGCTGGTTCACAATGGCAAGTACCGGATCAAAACTTTCGACGCCAACACCGGCAACCACGATGTCGCTTCTGGATCCACGGTGATCTACCTTCAGCCAGAGGATGAAGTATGGCTTGAAATCTTCTACACTGACCAAAATGGTCTCTTTTCTGATCCAACATGGGCAGACAGTTTGTTTTCTGGATTTCTCTTATATGTTGATACAGATTACCTTGATGCTTTATCAGATGAAGATGAGCTCTGA